DNA from Streptomyces luteogriseus:
GCTCGGGCACGTCGAGCGCGACGGCGGTCCGCTTCAGGTCGCGCACGCTCAGCCCACCGGCCCGCAGCACCGCGGGCCCGCCCTCGTCCCAGTCCTTCAGCAGCTCCTCGACGGTCGCGAGCGCGGTGTACGCCTGCCCGGCCGCGGCACTGTCCACAACCTGTGGACGGTGAACGGCCGCCGTCTCGACCACCGGCGGCATCGGCTCGGGCGTCCGGTGCGCCAGGCCCCGCCGCAGATGCAGGGCGACCTCGCGCGGCAGGACGACCGTCCCGGGCGCGGTCGGCAGCAGCAGTCCGCGGTCCAGCAGCCAGCGCAGCCGGGGCGCCGGATCGGCCGTGACCTGCCCGTACGGCGGCCCCCACACCAGGCGCTCCAGCACGTCGAGGGAGTCGGCCGGGGCGTCGGCGAGCAGCGCGGCCATCCGGGCCCGGTCCGTGAACAGCCCGGCCAGGGCGGTCACCGCGGAGACCGAGTCGTGCGTCGAGGCGAGTCCCGCGGCCGTGACGATCTCCTGGATCCGGCCCGGGGACATTCCGGCGGTGGCCTCCTGGACCGTCGGGCCGAGCCCGGTCGGCGAGGGGTGCTGCGGCGAGGGCGCCAGCAGCTCACGCGCCGTGCGCACCAGTCGCAGCCGGTCGTCGTCACCCCACACCAGGGCCTGCTCGCGCAAAACGTCCAGGGCGTGCGGCAGCGCGGCGACGACGGCCGGGTCGGCGTCGTCCCCGGCCATGAGCCCGAGCAGTTCGCCGTACGCCGCCGGGTCCGCCGCCACGGCCAGTGCCTCCGCCGTCTGGAGCGCGAACCGGTCCAGCCGCTCCAGCGCCCGCACGACCGAGGCACGGGTGCCGGCCCGGGTCGCGAGCTGGGTGAGGTCGGTGGGGACGGGCGTGATGAGATCCGGGCGGCTGCGCAGGAGCGCGCCCAGCGAAGCGTCGCCCCGCGCGCGGAGCTCTTCCGCGAGGGAGCGGGGGGCCGGGGGCCTGTCCTCGGTGCTCATCCGGTCCACGGTAGCGGGTCGGCCCCGGCGGCAGGGCCGACTGTGCGGGGCCCCGGCCGGGTCCCCTTACCCGAACGCGGGACGGGGTTTTGGCCGCTTCGTGGGCACTCGCGGTACCGTCGTGCGACGGCGTCACGCAACGCACCCGCCCCGGAGGGGACTTCGTGGGGATTGAGAGCGACCAGGTCGTTTACGAGTATCTGAGCCGCGTCGGCGACGTGGCCCAGCAGCGGCAGTTGTCGTCGGCCACCCGTATGCGTCTGGTCGCGGACCTGCGCAACGAGATCGACAAGCGCCGCGCGAAGGCCACCGTCGACTCGCCCGCCGCCGTCCGCCGCATCCTGTCCCGCCTGGGCAGCCCCGACGACATCGTGACCGCGGCGGCGGGCGGTACGGGCGGTGAGCCGCACAGCGCCGCCCCCGCCTCGGTCCCCGTGCAGCGCGAGGCCGAGCCGGAGGAGCGGACGCAGGGCGTCATGCGGCGCGTCGTACCGCGTCCCCGGCCCGCGCGGTCCGCCGGGGAGCCGCATCCCGCGCCCTCCGACGGCCCGGCCCCGCCGCACCTGGCCGCCGGGCACGAGCTCGGCGACAGCACGCACAAGCCGGACTGGTGGCGGGTGGACAGCGGCCCCTTCGGCGTGGGCGACGAGGTGCCGGGGTTCGTGGGCGGCGTGGAGGTGCCGGACCTGCTGAAGCCGCCGGCGCCGCGGAAGGCGGAGAAGGCCAAGCCGGACGCCGAGGAAACGGCCCCGGTCGTCGAGACCGCCGAGGTGACCGAGCAGGGCGGCCGCCGCCGTCTCCCGCGTCTGCCCACGACGAACTGGAGCAACCCGCTCCTCCTGATCGCCGCAGGCCTCCTCGTCGCCGGTGCCGTCCTCGGCAACTGGTTCGTCCTCCTGCTCGGCTGGCTCATCGCCTACGCCTCCCGCCGCCTCACCCAGGCCGAGACGAAGTGGGCGGTCGTCATCCTGCCGAGCCTCTCCGTGGCGGGGGGCCTGGTGTGGCTGTGGGGCCGGATGAACGGCCGCTGGGGCGACCCGATCGCCGAGGGCCACATGAACGCCGCGGTGGCGGAGACCTGGCCGTGGGTGGTCAGGGGCGCGGCGGTGACGTCCGCCCTGTTCCTGGTGTGGCGCTCACAGCGCCCGCGCTAGGGCGCCACAGCCGGACGCCTGGCGGTCACACCCTCTGGGCACAATGGCCCATATGGCCTTCATGACCCCGCCCGCGCTCACCGTCGGCTTCGACCTCGACATGACCCTCATCGACTCCCGGCCCGGCATCCGCGCCTGCTACCAGGCGCTGTCCGAGCGGACGGGCACGTACATCGACGCCGACCTGGCGGTCACACGGCTCGGGCCGCCGCTGGCCGAGGAGCTGATCAACTGGTTCCCGGCCGAGGAGATCGCGGCCATGGCGGACCTGTACCGGGAGATGTACCCGGCCATCGCCATCACCGCGACCCCGGCGATGACCGGCGCCCGCGAGGCCATCGCGGCCGTACGGGAGGCCGGCGGACGCGCGATAGTCGTCACCGCCAAGTACGAGCCCAACGCCAAACTGCACCTCGCCCACCTCGGCATCGAGCCCGACGCCGTCATCGGCGACCTGTGGGCCGAGCAGAAGGCGGAGGCCCTGCGCGAGCACGACGCGGGCGTCTACGTCGGCGACCACGTCGGGGACGTCCGCGGCGCCCGGACCGCCGGGGCGCTCTCGGTCGCCGTGGCCACCGGCCCCTGCCCCGAAGAGGAACTGCGCGCGGCGGGCGCGGACGTCGTCCTCACCGATCTGACCGAATTCCCGCGGTGGCTTTCGGACTACCGCCCCGCGCGCGCCTGACGGCGGCCCGCCGCCACGGAACGCAGTACTCCCGCACCGGCCATCAGGAATCCGACGGCCATGAGCATGCTCAATCCGAACATGTACGTCGGAAAGGGAGTCGTCCCGAGGAACAGCGGGGCGACCGTGACCAGTGTGGCCAGGGCGCCGATGAAGAAGACGACGGCTCCGGCACGGACCAGGCGGTCACCGGGAGCGGCGGAATTCGTTTGGGTTTTGTCACGCACCCGACCAGGGTAGTTCCCAGCGCGAAGGAACAACCGGGTGACGTCTTGTCACCGGCTGCAAGAGCATTAGCCTGGGTACCGGCGGGTCGTACGACCCGCCCGAGTGCTATCAAGAGCCGTTTCCAGAAGCAGTTTTCCGACGAGTACGAGGACGAGGACAGACGTGCCTACCGGCAAGGTCAAGTGGTTCAACAGCGAGAAGGGCTTCGGCTTTCTCTCCCGCGACGACGGCGGTGACGTCTTCGTCCATTCCTCGGTCCTCCCCGCCGGAGTCGAGATGCTCAAGCCGGGCCAGCGCGTCGAGTTCGGCGTCGTCGCCGGGCAGCGCGGCGACCAGGCGCTGTCCCTGACGATCCTGGACCCGACCCCCTCCGTCGCCGCAGCGACCCGCAAGAAGCCGGACGAGCTGGCCTCCATCGTCCAGGACCTGACGACCCTCCTGGAGAACATCACGCCGATGCTGGAGCGCGGCCGCTACCCCGAGAAGACGGCGGGCAAGAAGATCGCCGGCCTGCTGCGCGCGGTCGCCGACCAGCTGGACGTGTGAGGCCTCAGGGAAAACGCAGCGCGTCCGGGCCGAGGGGCGGTACGAGTCCCTCGGCCGCCGCGCGGGTCAGCAGCCCGCGCACGGCCGCGTAGCCGTCCTCGCCGAGGTCCGCGGTGAACTCGTTGACGTACAGCCCGATGTGCTGGTCGGCGACGGCCGGGTCCATCTCCTGGGCGTGCTCCATGACGTACGGCCGGGACGCCTCGGGATCGTCCCAGGCGGCGCGCACGGACGTGCGGATCGAGTCGGCCAGCAGCCGCAGCTTCTGCTCGCCCAGGGACCGCTTGGCGATGATCGCGCCCAGCGGGATCGGCAGCCCCGTGGTGTTCTCCCAGTGCTCGCCCATGTCGGCGAGCTTGTGCAGCCCGTAGTTCCGGTACGTGAAGCGCGCCTCGTGGATCACGAGCCCCGCGTCTACCTTCCCGTCCCGCACGGCCGGCATGATCTCGTGGAACGGCATGACGACGATCTCGCCGACCCCGTCCGCCATCGTGTCCGCGGCCCACAGCCGGAACAGCAGGTACGCGGTCGACTTATCACTGGGCACCGCCACGGTCCGCCCCGTGAGTCCCCCAAGCCCTCGGCTTCGCTCGAGCAGGGAGGCGCCCCCACCACCGGCCTCCCGCGTCAGCACCAGCGGCCCGCAGCCCCGCCCCAGCGCGCCC
Protein-coding regions in this window:
- a CDS encoding cold-shock protein; its protein translation is MPTGKVKWFNSEKGFGFLSRDDGGDVFVHSSVLPAGVEMLKPGQRVEFGVVAGQRGDQALSLTILDPTPSVAAATRKKPDELASIVQDLTTLLENITPMLERGRYPEKTAGKKIAGLLRAVADQLDV
- a CDS encoding HAD family hydrolase, translated to MAFMTPPALTVGFDLDMTLIDSRPGIRACYQALSERTGTYIDADLAVTRLGPPLAEELINWFPAEEIAAMADLYREMYPAIAITATPAMTGAREAIAAVREAGGRAIVVTAKYEPNAKLHLAHLGIEPDAVIGDLWAEQKAEALREHDAGVYVGDHVGDVRGARTAGALSVAVATGPCPEEELRAAGADVVLTDLTEFPRWLSDYRPARA
- a CDS encoding 1,4-dihydroxy-6-naphthoate synthase; its protein translation is MTVELQIAYSPCPNDTFVFDALAHDRVPGAPALDVTFADIDITNGMAERGEFDVLKVSYAVLPYVLDDYALLPCGGALGRGCGPLVLTREAGGGGASLLERSRGLGGLTGRTVAVPSDKSTAYLLFRLWAADTMADGVGEIVVMPFHEIMPAVRDGKVDAGLVIHEARFTYRNYGLHKLADMGEHWENTTGLPIPLGAIIAKRSLGEQKLRLLADSIRTSVRAAWDDPEASRPYVMEHAQEMDPAVADQHIGLYVNEFTADLGEDGYAAVRGLLTRAAAEGLVPPLGPDALRFP